The proteins below are encoded in one region of Belonocnema kinseyi isolate 2016_QV_RU_SX_M_011 chromosome 1, B_treatae_v1, whole genome shotgun sequence:
- the LOC117169109 gene encoding general odorant-binding protein 71 isoform X2, with protein sequence MRVILLLFLLSTILLFGECSALRCRTGNQQSNEKFRKVMQTCRRRNSNNGRNADYSNESNSDESDSDEDMFDKRFLSGVSHKNNTYSSGYGSNNRERYDGKQKRQKRSKQSNFKETNMKNDRYGSNSRSSGTDFHYDHHNNNNKNNNNNQRDNGDYRRGPACVIQCFFNELNLVDQRGFPERNSVTGIMTENIQDPELRDFVEESITECFHYLRSDLNQDKCKFSQNLLSCLADKGSETCDDWNDD encoded by the exons ATGCGAGTGATCTTGTTATTGTTTCTTCtttctactattttattattcggagAGTGCtcg gcACTGAGATGTCGAACTGGAAATCAACAATCAAATGAGAAATTTCGAAAAGTAATGCAAACTTGTCGAAGAAGAAATTCGAATAATGGAAGAAATGCAGATTATTCGAATGAAAGTAATTCAGATGAATCAGATTCTGATGAAGATATGTTCGATAAAAGATTTTTATCCGGAGTTAGTCATAAAAACAACACTTATTCCTCTGGATATGGATCCAATAATcg GGAAAGATATGATGGAAAGCAAAAGAGACAGAAACGAAGTAAACAATCCAATTTTAAAGAAACCAATATGAAAAATGATCGGTATGGAAGTAATTCAAGAAGCAGTGGAACGGATTTTCATTATGATcatcacaataataataataaaaataataacaataatcaaCGAGACAATGGTGATTATCGTCGAGGTCCtgcg TGTGTGATCCAGTGTTTCTTCAATGAATTAAATTTG gTCGATCAAAGAGGATTTCCAGAAAGAAATTCAGTTACAGGAATAATGACAGAGAATATTCAGGATCCGGAATTAAGGGATTTTGTAGAAGAATCAATTACCgaatgttttcattatttacgatCTGATTTGAATCAAGACAAGtgcaaattttctcaaaatttgcttTCCTGTCTGGCTGATAAGGGCAGCgag ACATGCGATGATTGGAACGACGATTAA
- the LOC117169109 gene encoding general odorant-binding protein 71 isoform X1 yields MRVILLLFLLSTILLFGECSALRCRTGNQQSNEKFRKVMQTCRRRNSNNGRNADYSNESNSDESDSDEDMFDKRFLSGVSHKNNTYSSGYGSNNRERYDGKQKRQKRSKQSNFKETNMKNDRYGSNSRSSGTDFHYDHHNNNNKNNNNNQRDNGDYRRGPACVIQCFFNELNLVDQRGFPERNSVTGIMTENIQDPELRDFVEESITECFHYLRSDLNQDKCKFSQNLLSCLADKGSEKKCNHFFSDMR; encoded by the exons ATGCGAGTGATCTTGTTATTGTTTCTTCtttctactattttattattcggagAGTGCtcg gcACTGAGATGTCGAACTGGAAATCAACAATCAAATGAGAAATTTCGAAAAGTAATGCAAACTTGTCGAAGAAGAAATTCGAATAATGGAAGAAATGCAGATTATTCGAATGAAAGTAATTCAGATGAATCAGATTCTGATGAAGATATGTTCGATAAAAGATTTTTATCCGGAGTTAGTCATAAAAACAACACTTATTCCTCTGGATATGGATCCAATAATcg GGAAAGATATGATGGAAAGCAAAAGAGACAGAAACGAAGTAAACAATCCAATTTTAAAGAAACCAATATGAAAAATGATCGGTATGGAAGTAATTCAAGAAGCAGTGGAACGGATTTTCATTATGATcatcacaataataataataaaaataataacaataatcaaCGAGACAATGGTGATTATCGTCGAGGTCCtgcg TGTGTGATCCAGTGTTTCTTCAATGAATTAAATTTG gTCGATCAAAGAGGATTTCCAGAAAGAAATTCAGTTACAGGAATAATGACAGAGAATATTCAGGATCCGGAATTAAGGGATTTTGTAGAAGAATCAATTACCgaatgttttcattatttacgatCTGATTTGAATCAAGACAAGtgcaaattttctcaaaatttgcttTCCTGTCTGGCTGATAAGGGCAGCgag aaaaaatgtaaccatttcttTTCAGACATGCGATGA
- the LOC117169109 gene encoding general odorant-binding protein 71 isoform X3 — protein sequence MQTCRRRNSNNGRNADYSNESNSDESDSDEDMFDKRFLSGVSHKNNTYSSGYGSNNRERYDGKQKRQKRSKQSNFKETNMKNDRYGSNSRSSGTDFHYDHHNNNNKNNNNNQRDNGDYRRGPACVIQCFFNELNLVDQRGFPERNSVTGIMTENIQDPELRDFVEESITECFHYLRSDLNQDKCKFSQNLLSCLADKGSEKKCNHFFSDMR from the exons ATGCAAACTTGTCGAAGAAGAAATTCGAATAATGGAAGAAATGCAGATTATTCGAATGAAAGTAATTCAGATGAATCAGATTCTGATGAAGATATGTTCGATAAAAGATTTTTATCCGGAGTTAGTCATAAAAACAACACTTATTCCTCTGGATATGGATCCAATAATcg GGAAAGATATGATGGAAAGCAAAAGAGACAGAAACGAAGTAAACAATCCAATTTTAAAGAAACCAATATGAAAAATGATCGGTATGGAAGTAATTCAAGAAGCAGTGGAACGGATTTTCATTATGATcatcacaataataataataaaaataataacaataatcaaCGAGACAATGGTGATTATCGTCGAGGTCCtgcg TGTGTGATCCAGTGTTTCTTCAATGAATTAAATTTG gTCGATCAAAGAGGATTTCCAGAAAGAAATTCAGTTACAGGAATAATGACAGAGAATATTCAGGATCCGGAATTAAGGGATTTTGTAGAAGAATCAATTACCgaatgttttcattatttacgatCTGATTTGAATCAAGACAAGtgcaaattttctcaaaatttgcttTCCTGTCTGGCTGATAAGGGCAGCgag aaaaaatgtaaccatttcttTTCAGACATGCGATGA